The DNA window GCCGCCAAACGGGCACTGCACCATGGTCGGAGCCGGATCATTGATGCCGATGATGCCGGCCTCAAGTCCTTCCGCCAAACGCCAGGCGGTCGATAGATCGTTGGTAAAGGCATAAGCCGCCAGGCCATAACGGGTGTTGTTGGCGGCCGCGATCACGTCGTCGAGGTTGTCAAAATCGATCAGCGGCATGACGGGAGCAAACGGCTCTTCTTCTAACATTCGGGAGTCGGGCGACAGATGGGACAGCACGGTCGGCTCGTAGAAATAGCCTTGCTGGAACTTCTGGGAACGCTGGCCGCCGGACAGCACCTGGGCGCCTTTGGAACGGGCGTCATCCACCAGTCCGATCGTTTTCTCGAGGGCCGAGGCTTCGAACATGGGGCCGATCTCCACGCCTTCGTCGAGGCCGTTCCCCAGTTTGAGATTACCGGCCAGTCGCACGGCCGCCTCGGCGAACGGCTCCGCCAACTCGGAGTGCACATAGAACCGGGTGGGACAGATGCAGACCTGTCCGTTGTTGCGGAACTTGCCCGTGACGGCGATTTTGGCGGCGATCTCCGGGTCTGCATCGGGGCAGACGATAAACGGCGCATGGCCGCCCAGTTCCAGGCTGATATGCTTCACCTGGTCGGCACAGCCCCGCATCAGCTCTTTGCCGACCGGCGTGGAGCCGGTAAAGCTGATCTTGCGACAGATCGGGTTCTCCAGGAACTCGGCGGAAATTTCCTTCGCCGACCCGATCACCATGTTCACCACGCCGTCGGGAAATTCGGCCTCGGCCAGGCATTCGAACAGCTGGATCAGGCTCAGCGGCGTCTGGCTGGCGGGCTTGGCGACGACCGTACAACCGGCGGCCAGGGCCGGGGCCATCTTGCGCGCCTGCAGGGTGACGGGGAAGTTGAACGGGGTGATCGTGCCGACGACGCCTACTGGATGCGACACGGTCAAATGCCGGCGGCCCGGGAGCGACTCCGGGATCAGCCGGCCGTAGTTACGCTTCGCTTCTTCGGCGAACCACTCAAACGTATCGGCGGCCTGGCGGATCTCTCCCTGCGACTCGGCCAAGGGTTTCCCTTGTTCCAGCGTGAGCGTGCGGGCGATCTCATCGACGCGGTTGCGGATTTTTTCCGCCGCCCTTTTGAGCACGGCGGCCCGCTCCCAGGCGGTTCGTTTCTTCCAGGCAGGAAAAGCGGCAGCGGCCGCTTCGAGCGCGGCTTTGGTTTCCTGGCGTCCACCGCAGGCGACTTCGGCCAGCACCTGTTCGGTGGCCGGATTGATGACCTCCAGCGTTTTGCCGTCGGCCGCATC is part of the Lignipirellula cremea genome and encodes:
- a CDS encoding NAD-dependent succinate-semialdehyde dehydrogenase, yielding MSLPAPGRMFINGKWCDAADGKTLEVINPATEQVLAEVACGGRQETKAALEAAAAAFPAWKKRTAWERAAVLKRAAEKIRNRVDEIARTLTLEQGKPLAESQGEIRQAADTFEWFAEEAKRNYGRLIPESLPGRRHLTVSHPVGVVGTITPFNFPVTLQARKMAPALAAGCTVVAKPASQTPLSLIQLFECLAEAEFPDGVVNMVIGSAKEISAEFLENPICRKISFTGSTPVGKELMRGCADQVKHISLELGGHAPFIVCPDADPEIAAKIAVTGKFRNNGQVCICPTRFYVHSELAEPFAEAAVRLAGNLKLGNGLDEGVEIGPMFEASALEKTIGLVDDARSKGAQVLSGGQRSQKFQQGYFYEPTVLSHLSPDSRMLEEEPFAPVMPLIDFDNLDDVIAAANNTRYGLAAYAFTNDLSTAWRLAEGLEAGIIGINDPAPTMVQCPFGGMKESGLGRELGREGLEAYLETKYVSMAIH